The window TGAAAAAATGAAAGAATAGCGAGAAATAGACCATTTCTGGAAAAACAAGTATAGAAATTCCCCTTTTGGGGGCAGAATAGGGATGATCGATGTTTTCGAAAAGGAGATATTATTTTGAAAAAAGATGTGGGGTCCAGAAAGCATGTTTACATCGTTGTCATGGTGGCAGTATTGATGATAGCAGGGGGTATTCTGGTCATTTTCGGTGAAGGCGTATATGAAAAATATATCCCGTGGAAGGGTAGGGGAGAAATATCCGAAACAACTGAAGAGAACAAACTTGTCGGCTTGCAATACATCTTTACCGTCTGCCAACATAATAGAACGGAATACGTGTCCACATTGCCACCCGAGATATCTGCTGCGATGAACCTGAACTCTGCAGCATCGGCGGGGGAGGGGGACACAGTGGATCTTGTTCTTCCGGAAGGATGGTATTTTGCAGAATTTGATGGGCAGAAAATATTTACTTTTGTTGGTGAACTCTGCCCCGATTGCCATGGGCATTACTACCTGGGGAATCATGATGGAAAAATTGCCAAGTTCAGGGGAATCCCCCCCAGGGGAGTGTTGATCGAGGACCTGGAAATTGAAGTAAAAGACATCAACAGGGAAATCCTCGATGATGGCGTTATATTCCACAGCAACGAAGAGATGATCGAATTGCTGGAAGACTTTTCGTCGTAAGGCGCCGATTCGTTTTCGACAACGATCGGGCGCTGGTTTTTTTTCTTTGCTTGATCAGCAACCAAGCGGATGTACCATTATCCGGCTTATTTTTTTGTACGGGAAGGAATCAACCGGGGATTTAAAGAATAAAAAAACATAGATGTAACCGGATGAGGAGAAAAAACATGCGCCTTGTAGGTATCGATCCAGGACTGGCTCTTGTAGGTTACGGTGTCGTTGAAAAAACGGGCCAGGGGGAATACAATCGCATTGATTCCGGTTGTATTTCCACGGACAAGAATATGGATGTACCGGAACGATTGGAAATTATCCATACATCCGTTGACGAAATTATCAATACTTACCAACCCCGTGCCCTGGTCCTGGAAAAAATATTTTTCAATAAAAATGTTACCACGGCCATCAAGGTCGGTGAGGCAAGGGGAGTTATATTGCTTGCCGCAGCATTCTACAAACTTGAAGTATTTGAATACACGCCGCTTCAGATCAAACAGATGGTGACAGGTTATGGGCGGGCCACAAAAGATCAGGTTCAGAAAATGGTCAAAATTCACTTGAATATTATCGAGCATAAATTCCGCCACGACGATGAATCGGATGCCCTGGCTGTCTGCCTGTGTCATCTTCAGCAGAGCAGGTGGACGGAGCTGTTGAAAGGAAGATCCGGAAATGATTGACTACATAAAAGGGGTAATCACGGAAAAAGAACCGGGTTGGATTACCGTGGGTGTTGGCGGCGTGGGGGTAAAGATCGATGTTCCCCTCTCTTATTTTGAAAATAATAGCTGGCAACCCGGAACGGAACTTCATCTTTTCACCCGGCTGATAATCAGGGAAGATGGGGTAAACCTTTACGGTTTTTCCACTTCCGAGGAACGGATCCTTTTTGACCTGATCACAAGTGTTCCCGGGTTTGGCCCCCGCCTTGGACTCTCCGTGCTGGGAACACTACCCGCCCGAGATTTTTACGGGGCCATCCTGGAGAGCGATATAGAAACGCTCTGCATAGTCCCGGGAATAGGGAAAAAACTGGCGCAACGCCTGATTCTGGAATTGAGAGAGAAGATGCAGGAGTTGGTTGCCCTTCCAGCAGCCTGGGAAACT is drawn from Bacillota bacterium and contains these coding sequences:
- the ruvC gene encoding crossover junction endodeoxyribonuclease RuvC — encoded protein: MRLVGIDPGLALVGYGVVEKTGQGEYNRIDSGCISTDKNMDVPERLEIIHTSVDEIINTYQPRALVLEKIFFNKNVTTAIKVGEARGVILLAAAFYKLEVFEYTPLQIKQMVTGYGRATKDQVQKMVKIHLNIIEHKFRHDDESDALAVCLCHLQQSRWTELLKGRSGND
- the ruvA gene encoding Holliday junction branch migration protein RuvA; protein product: MIDYIKGVITEKEPGWITVGVGGVGVKIDVPLSYFENNSWQPGTELHLFTRLIIREDGVNLYGFSTSEERILFDLITSVPGFGPRLGLSVLGTLPARDFYGAILESDIETLCIVPGIGKKLAQRLILELREKMQELVALPAAWETSGISKPGPREEALRALSNLGYSRSELLPVLNLVLAEEETPSTEDLVKLALKKLASR